The Triticum urartu cultivar G1812 chromosome 5, Tu2.1, whole genome shotgun sequence genome contains the following window.
NNNNNNNNNNNNNNNNNNNNNNNNNNNNNNNNNNNNNNNNNNNNNNNNNNNNNNNNNNNNNNNNNNNNNNNNNNNNNNNNNNNNNNNNNNNNNNNNNNNNNNNNNNNNNNNNNNNNNNNNNNNNNNNNNNNNNNNNNNNNNNNNNNNNNNNNNNNNNNNNNNNNNNNNNNNNNNNNNNNNNNNNNNNNNNNNNNNNNNNNNNNNNNNNNNNNNNNNNNNNNNNNNNNNNNNNNNNNNNNNNNNNNNNNNNNNNNNNNNNNNNNNNNNNNNNNNNNNNNNNNNNNNNNNNNNNNNNNNNNNNNNNNNNNNNNNNNNNNNNNNNNNNNNNNNNNNNNNNNNNNNNNNNNNNNNNNNNNNNNNNNNNNNNNNNNNNNNNNNNNNNNNNNNNNNNNNNNNNNNNNNNNNNNNNNNNNNNNNNNNNNNNNNNNNNNNNNNNNNNNNNNNNNNNNNNNNNNNNNNNNNNNNNNNNNNNNNNNNNNNNNNNNNNNNNNNNNNNNNNNNNNNNNNNNNNNNNNNNNNNNNNNNNNNNNNNNNNNNNNNNNNNNNNNNNNNNNNNNNNNNNNNNNNNNNNNNNNNNNNNNNNNNNNNNNNNNNNNNNNNNNNNNNNNNNNNNNNNNNNNNNNNNNNNNNNNNNNNNNNNNNNNNNNNNNNNNNNNNNNNNNNNNNNNNNNNNNNNNNNNNNNNNNNNNNNNNNNNNNNNNNNNNNNNNNNNNNNNNNNNNNNNNNNNNNNNNNNNNNNNNNNNNNNNNNNNNNNNNNNNNNNNNNNNNNNNNNNNNNNNNNNNNNNNNNNNNNNNNNNNNNNNNNNNNNNNNNNNNNNTTGAGGTTTCGTTTCTGTGAATGTTCATTCGAACTGAACTTGAATGCATCTCTTTCTGTGATCTTCAGGCAGCTGACTATTCAAGATTGCTTTTTGTACTAAAGTAGTTCTGAAGTAATTGTTTGATGTAATTTCAATATTTCAGGTATGAATCTGAAGAAGATATGTGCAACAAAACAATAAGTTCACCTCCATCACGAAATAGAACAGCCATAGTATCTCTCTCAGTAGTGGTTCCTATGGTGGTAGTGGCTGTACTTGTTCTTTCATATTTGATCTGGAGAGGGAAGAAAAAGCCAAAAAGTGTGTATGCTCTTCTCTTTGAATAACATGCAATTAAATCAAGCGATTATTACGGTTTACCATATTGAATGTTCTCTGTGATATAACTGACACTTGTTCAACCAGTTTCAACACATGATCCTCCCAAAGAGTCAGAGCTTCAGAGTGCTCTAGGAAGTACAAAAAGTCATGGGGATCACCTGCAAAATACTGAGAATCGTCGATTCACGTACATGGAGCTGCAAAAGTTTACTAATAAGTTCGAACGGTTCATTGGACAAGGAGGTTTTGGGCTCGTGTACTACGGTCGTTTAGAAGACAATAGTGAGGTTGCTGTCAAGATGCGTTCTGAATCATCGTCTCACGGGCTGGATGAGTTCTTAGCCGAGGTAATTTCTCCTTTGGTTGACAAAATTGCAGTTTGAAAGGTATTTTTGGCAAGCCGCTTTCACACTGAATACATGCAAATTAAGATATTTGCCCTCTGTTCTCTGTCTTATTACATAGGTTCATAGCTTGACAACGGTGCATCACAGAAATCTAGTTTCTTTGGTTGGTTACTGCTGGGAAAAAGATCATTTAGCACTTGTTTATGAGTACATGCCTCGAGGCAATCTTTGCGATCATCTGAGAGGTTTGTTCATCCATTGCAAATCTAAGTAGTATTGATTAAGAGAGATCAATCTTTGTAGCTGTCTTAAAATTCGATACAAATTATATATGTGTTGTTAAAACTGGAGAGGCTATCTTGAATGGATTTAAGATATGTCAGTATCTAAAATATTTTGAGGCTGCTTTAATAAAAACATAATTTGAAGCTACTACACCTGTTCCCTTTGAAAGACTACAATCTTCGGTAAGAGCTAGTCACAGTTGCATATTATTCCCGTCCAGACAAAGTTGTGAAGTCCTAACAGTTGACTCATAAAGTAACATCCTTATTTTAACCAATTTATTCAATTTCCAATGCACAAGAGCGTAATAGAATTGCAAAGAAACAAATATTGCACAAATGTATGAACGATGACCTATAAAGTTGTTCATACAGCACtgttctactccctctgttcactatTATAAGATGTTCTAACCTTTTTCTGAATCGGATGTATATGGACGCGGTCtagtgtgtttgttcactcatttcaatCCGCACACATAGTCCATATTGAATATCCCAAACTTCTTATAatagtgaacggagggagtaactgTTACTATTCTCATATATGAAGGAAAACATGGTGATGAGACCTTGGACTGGGCAACACGTGTACGAGTTGTGCTTGAAGCTGCACAAGGTATGATGTAATAAAAAAAGATTATTGTTAGCTTAAGAGAATATGTTATAGATTGTTTGCTTTTCATTTCACTCAAGTTTTCTGGGACTTGCTTGATATGTTCAGGCCTGGATTATCTGCACAAGGGATGCAGCCTGCCAATAATTCACAGGGATGTGAAGACCAGCAATATTCTGTTAGGTCAAAATCTGCGGGCGAAAATAGCTGATTTTGGACTCTGCAAAACCTATCTTAGCGAAACACAGACTCACATATCAACCAATGCGGCTGGATCAGCGGGTTACTTTGACCCAGAGTATGTCCCTTTGTGCATATTATAGTGTTTGCGTACTTTGTTTTTCGTGTAAGGAGAAGTAAACTACTCCAGTTTACCAGGGCAAGAAACAAAGAAGATAAATACTCCATATTGTGCGTAATCAGAATTTAGGTTTACCAAGATGTGTCTTATGTGTTGTTTTTTAGGTACTACCACACTGGCAGGCTCACTGAGAGCAGTGACGTTTACAGCTTCGGTGTTGTTCTACTGGAGATAGCTACTGGCGAGCCTCCGATACTGCCAGGCCATGGCCACATTGTTCAGCGCATGAAACAGAAGATGGCCACAGGTAACATCACCTCAGTCGCCGATGCAAGGCTCGGTGGTGCCTACGAGGTTACCTCCATGTGGAAACTAGTCGACACTGCCATTGCATGTACAGCAGATGCTGCTGTTGGAAGGCCAACAATGGCAGCCGTGGTGGCACAGCTGAAGGAGAGCATTGCATTGGAAGAAGCCCGTGTGGACAGCGCTGTCAGGGTAAGCCCAGTGAGTGATACCGTGGCCTTAGTGTCCACATTTAGCCCATCGGCAAGGTGAAGCAGTGACTATACCCGGATTGGTCTCATGGCATCGTTGATGGATCTGTAAAGTTTTTAGTTTCTGCCAAAAACAAGATGTGTTTGTATTATAATGGTGTATTTTTTCTGTCTTTCTGGATATTTCCTTGTGTTAAACCAAACATTAGTGTGTTGTGCTTATAAAGAGTATGGTGCAATTGGTTTGCTTCTATTTGTGCAAGCAATGACAGAGGGTGAAATTGCGGCCCCAGGTATAGAACTCCTGAATTGGCGGCTAGGGAGTGGTGCACGTCATAGTGGCTGGTGCGCTGGATCTCTCAAATCTGGACGCGAGGAGTTCGTGCCAAGGCGAAAGCCTAGCGCGATGGCGGGAAATACACCCTTCCTGAAGGCGCCGATGCAGATTCTTCTCCTCTTCCCTGGTGCTCCGGGTAAAGAGAAAAACTCCATGGTTCTCTGCACTTCCATACGGGTGTGGACAGACCCTGTCGACCAACGAGTGCCTACAGTCACCCCGGACCTGCACGAAGTCGTGCCAACGTAGGTACTCAGAAGAGACAAGGAATCAGATAGTGAAGGAATGAAGGTTGTTGGAGTGGAGTGTCAAACTCACATCTTTGGGAACCAATGAAGGCTGCTAGATGAGCAGAAAAGATGCAAGGAGCCACTAGGGAAGAGCCTCTTATAGAATGATATTGGTACAACAACAAGCTTGTTGATTTGTCGGAACATAACCAGGCTCTTCACAACTGTGTTGAAGTAATTGTCTAGGAGTACACAGACTTCTGGAGGTGTCTGCTGGAACCAAAGAAAGTGGCTGCAGGTGGCCTCGAATCCTCGACAGAGATCCAGAGCAGTGCTAATGCATTTTAGATCAGAGGAGCAGCCCAAGTCCGCGATCACAAACTTCTTGAGAAAATCGAGTTCAATCTGTCATAATAGCGATCTTATTTTTCTTTAATAAGGTAGAATAGATAGAGTAATGGCGTCTGGTGGGGAGAGGTAGAATAGATAGGGTAATATCATGATGGCTGGGTTCTAGGTGGAGTAGGGCCAGGGAAGCGACAATTTGTGGCGCCTATACCTGCCAAGCTCTTGTAAATGAACTTTTTTCTCTACCTTAATATACTGACACGCAGATCTCTTGTGATGTCCTAGGGAAAAAAATCTTATTTTTCTTTATGGTCTTATTTCAAAATTCAGTAATATAAGATATATACTATGATCAAATTTTTGACAAGGCAGTCTCCTGAAGCCAAATTTCAGGAGATGCCTGAATAATGGAGTTGGAAGCATAGCTAGTTTACCTGAATACTGGAGTTGGAAGCATAGCTAGTTTACCTGAATACTGGAGTTGGGAGCATAGCTAGTTTGCCCTTGGCCTTGATTCATGGCTTCGATTGCAGCAGGGCTAACATCCAGAGACCTTCAACCTGAGAGAGCAAGATTAGGAAGGAGATGGTGACATTGCACTGGAAGTTCAGCTATTCTTTTTCTATGCATACTGGGGATGGCTGTTCTGGCTGCTTATTGAGTGGAACAATAGGATTCAAAATGCTTATCAATCTTAATTAGAGCCAGCTAATAGAAAGGTTTAATGAAAGATTAGGTAAAATTCAAATCAGGATATATAGTACATGAACAACCTACCACTACTAGAGTTTGTTTTATACCAGCAGACTTGTTTTGATGCCATGGCTTCGCTTGCACTGGATGTTCAATTCTTCTTTTTGATGCTCAACTGGCGATGACTGTTCTGGCTGCTTATTGGGGGCGGTAAAAATGTCAACGTGCTTCTCAATCTGTTATCGGTCACTACTATTAGGGACAGCTAGAATAAAAACTTGTCACTACTAGAGAGGATATTTGTTTAGACCAGCAGAATTGTTATTTGACATGGTTAAATTTTAATGGTTCTTCCAGTTGAGCATAGCAACAGAATATTAACTGAACTTCCAGTATTCTTTTACCATAATTCCAGTACATTATTAGCATTACCACAAACACCATGAGCTTTACTGAATAAGAACAATATAAATTGGAGTGTTCaaatattgtcatggatcatacAGTGAATATTACAGCAGTGTCAAACTGTCAATTATCACCAAGACTAACAACATAATACTACTAAGGAGTTACATGCACAAACAACACATTTGTTATCTTTCCGTGAGAAAAGAGCTCTATTGACTACTAAGAATAAGTGTTACAATCTCAAGCAGTCTGAGCACTTTGTTTCAGTTCTGTTTCTGCTGTTATCCTCCCTCCAATCTCTTGTAAGTTTTTGTGTGTGTTTCATTCCTAATCTCTTGATTGAATAGAATCTTTGGAAACAAATAACATGTTACGACTGTTTTGCCACAAAAAGGAGAGTAAGTGTTACAATCTCCATCAGTCAACTGACCAACATGACTTAAGCTTTGCAGGAGTCATACATCACAGTGTTTGGTACACATAGTTAGCAAGTTGAGTGAGTTCATGGGCAGCAGAATTTGCCAATGGATATAAATGGCAGTTCACAGAACTGCTTGTGCCCGTATGAAAACACACAGAACACTCACAAAGACGTAGTTTACATACTCAGTTTGTACTAAACCAGCGTCAATTaatttggatcggagggagtaatAAATTTCACGTGCATTCATTGCCACCTTTTGAAATGTCAAGATGCACTATTATCTCTTGAGAGGGGTATAACAGGCCAGCATTCTACATACCAAGCATAAAGATCAAAGGAAACTAATTGTTCTCATCAAATGGGGTGTACCTTACAAAAACCCAACAAGTAGAAAAACAGCAGTTACCTGGTCATGCCTTCCGAGTGATGTGGCGAGCATAGCTTGCAGGCTCCATTGCCAGGACAAAGAAACAAAGCTAGCAAAGGAATGCCCATGGATGCACCCAGATTTGAAGAACTCAAAGAGGGAGGCGCTGGTACATCACAGATTAAAGGGACCCCTGTACGTTGCCTCCAGACCTCCTCCGGCTTGCAAAGCACTTGTTACATTTGATTATGCCTGCTTGAACATCCTCCTGGAACCCTCCCATGAACCAACAGACCTGCTCAACCTCTTAAGAGGTAGTAACAGGGTACAGAGCCTTAAAGAGACAGGTGTGTTCGGCTCGACGCCTGGACACTACCATCCATCTATTTTTCTCCCGAAGCAGTGTCAACGACATGTCCATACAACTCGGATCCCCACAAGGCAATGTTGCCAAGCAATAGAACTTCTTGCACAAGAGAACCTATCAGTGTGACCTGCACAAGCGACTCCGCCATGAGGAGGGTACGCCGCATTTCATCGAACTGGTGGCGGGCAGTCGAGCCGATCCAAGTCCTActtccactagtagaaaaagggtctaATGTGAAACtaattagtcccggtttgtaattgaaccggcactaatgtgaccattagtgccggttccaacggctaggcgggcgacgctcattagtaccggttcgtggtgaacctttagtaccggttcgtgccacgaaccggtactaaagaggtgGCGTCCCTTTAGTacgggttggtggctccaaccggtactaaagggagGGTCTTTAGTAaaggcccccccccctttagtaccggttggtggctccaaccggtactaaaggtgatgcACTGCCACCCGCAatgcacaatgtttagtcccacctcgctagttgagaggagctcccaccggtttataagccccgCCGCGGCTACCGTGTCGAGCTTCTCTCTAAGCAGGCCTTTGTGGGCCTATTGCAAGTCTTCTGTCGTGTGGGGCCTACTGGGCCGtacgggcctgcatcctggcccaactagagattgggtttctagtcgtatgcaggccgtgccggcccagtaggcgggctgtttttgctttatttcaaaaataaaaataaaaaaaatccttaccaaccgggactaaaggtcccccagACCACGGCGCgcctcgtgccacgtggtgggcctttggtcccggttcgtgttgaaccgggactaaatggggggggacctttagtccccactctttagtgccggttctagaaccggtactaaaggtccttacgaaccggtactaaaagtcgtttttctactagtgttccAGTTCTCCTTTTGCTTTTCTTTTTAGCAATCTGATTCTGCTTTTGCCATTCGAACTTGTGAGTGTATTTAGCTTATGTTCATATTGGTTTAGCTTAGCCCAGACCAAGTGCACCTAGACCTAGATCGACTTCTGTGAATTTCTAGATCTTTCTGTGATAAGAACAATTACTAGGAGCAAAATATTGCATAAGGTCGCCCTCCCGCGCCTCCGGCCGCCATGCCCTCAGACGGTGCCTACTCCGGAATCCCCGACGGTCGCCATCGCTGGCGCGGGCACGCGGGCGAGTCCTCCGGCTCACGGTCCTTCCGCGACGTCGTGAGAACCCCGCCGACCCCGCGCAGCCCTGCGCCGGCAGCGCCGAGCCCAGCCCCTGCTCCGACAGCCCTTGTGCCCCGCGGCCCGGCCGCGCCGGCCGCTCGCGTCCCTGCTTCTGCCCGCCTCGGCCCCCGCTCGGAGGTTCACCGCGCCACCGGCGGACCAGTGTTGGACGCCGATGGATTCCAGCAGCCGCGTCGCAGGAATCGCCGCCAGGGCGCGCGGCGCCCAGCCGCCCCAACCCCTCCGCGCCGCAAACGCAGCCCCTCGCCGGAAGAAGTCACCAGGCTCTGCTTCCGCTACCTTGACCCGGGACACCGGGTGCGCGGCTGCACCAACCCTGTGCATTGCCGTCGCTGTCTCGTCTCCGGCCACGAGTCCAGCGGTTGCATGACGCTGCTGCCTGGCGACTGCCGCGTTCTGCCCCCGGCCGCCCAGGCCCCGGCGCCCGCCGCCCCGCCTCGCTGCACCCCGCCTTCGTCCACGCCCCGGCCGCCCCCCGCCGCGCCGGTACGGATCACCATCGCCCACTCCATTGAGATGGAGGAGGCGGAAGAGGTGCTGTCACGCGGCATGGTGGCCACCGTTACCGGCACCAAGCCCTCCGTCTTCCTGGCCGAGGTGGAGACAACCCTGCACGCCTTGTTCGACCTGCAACCCGGCGACTTCACCGTCCACCTCCATGCCCCGGAAGATTTCCTCATCATCTTCTCTTCGCGGCGAACCATGGACTGCATGGCCGGCGACCATCTCATCAACGCCGACAACTTCTCCCTGCTCCTTCGCCCATGGTGCAAGCTCGCCCACGCCACTGCCGGCAGCTTCGCGTACTCTGTACAGCTTGAGCTCTGCGGCATCCCTGCGTAGGCATGGCATCTGTCCACCGCCGAGCACATCCTAGGGGCTGGCTGCTGGATTGAGCGGCTACATCCTGACACGCGCTCCCGCGCCGACCTTGCCACGTTCCGGCTCGATGGGTGCGTGCACGACCCGGCCACCATTCGCCGGGCGGCCATCCTAGAGACTGTGGAGCAAGTCCCCGCCGCCCGCCCTGGCCTGCCTCCCGTCACCCGCACCCTCGAGTACCCCATCTCTGTCCGACTCATCAGGTCTGCCCCCCTCCCCAGCCCGGCCGACGGCACCGCCAACGGCCATGCCAATGACGATGCAGGCCACGGCCCTGGGCGTGGTCACCAGCGAAGGCGTGGCCGGAAGCGCCGCCGCACGGCCAACGCACCTGACGGACGCGCCCGAATGGTCGCTCGCGCGCCGACGGCTTGGCGGTTGTCCGCGGCTGGCCtgcgccccgcgccgccaccgctaCGCTTGCACCGCCGCCCGTACACGGGTCCGCGATATGCATGGATGCATGGCCCAAAGTGGATGGGCCCCACCCCCCTCGTCGCAGAGCCAAAAGAGGAAAGCGGGGAGGAAAGCAAAAGCGTGCAAGGGTTCTGGCCGCGCTCGCAAAAGCTGCGGCTGCGGCAGATCCGAGGCCAACCGCGCCACCCGCCCAAGCGCTGGTGGAGCCTACCTCGCCAGCTGGCCCCAGCGCATTGGTGCCAATCCGCAATCCTCCTGCTGCCGGGCCCGCGCTGAGCCTGTCTCGTGTGTCACCATGCGCAGGGGACAACCCAGCCAGTGATGGGCCACCAACGACCGGTCCATGCGCGCTTGGGGATCAGGACGGCCTGTCCTCCACCAGTGAGGTCCCAGATTCCCTTCCTGCGGAGCGCCCAACTACCCCCGAGGATGATCCGCTGTCGAGGCAAAGCGGGGCTTCGCCCTCGTCAGCTCCTGTTGCTGCTGCGGGCCCGGCTGACCTGCGATCCAGCCCCACTTGCGCGCTGCGGGAGAGCGCGCGAGAACTTCGAACCGCCGTGCTCCCAACCCCTGCTGCCCCCAACAACAGGCTCGAGCTGGGCCGTGCCCCCTCTTCGGCCCAGTCGCCCCGGCGCATTCTGAAGTGGCCCCAGCCCGTGGCTGGTGGCATTGATGGGCTCACCCCCCTCCCAGCCCACCATCGCCAACCCCCCCCAGGCCCTTCGTCACCCCACGCGATCCAGTTCGGCAGCGCCGCACGCTTCGCCTCGCCGCCTGTCACCCTGCGCCGATCTCGCCAGCGCGCCAGCTCCATCAGCTCCTGGACCCTAGGAGACTTCCTCGCCCCTGCCACCAAGCAAACTTGTCCAGCCCTTCCCAACCCTGGACGCAAACGGCGACGGCAGCCCCTGAACTTCTCGCCGTGGCGTGGTCGCTCTGCCTCCATCGCGAAGGCAAAAACAGCCGCTCCGCCCACCACCGAGCGCCGTGCGCAGGTCCAGCTCCTTCGTACCTTGGGCATCATCGGCATTGACCAGGTGATCTCTGCTGAAGCCATGAAGGCCTACGAGGGGGTTTTCGCTGCGCCTCTCCCGCACACCGTCCTGGAGGCCATCGTCGCACTAATCGGCCGCGAGCTGCCCTCTGATCCTTCCACGGCGCCTATCACCACGGTGATCACTGGCAGCCCGATCGCAACATAGCCGCACTGCCGCGTGCCCATCCGTCGACCTCTGTTCAATGGATCACGACCTCCGCATCATCAACTGGAACGTCCGCGGCTTAAACACTCGCGCCAGGCGTACCGCCATCCGCTCGCTTACTGTAACCTCCAGCGCTTCGATCGCTTGCTTCCAGGAAACAAAGATGGAGTTCATCTACTCGT
Protein-coding sequences here:
- the LOC125507042 gene encoding probable LRR receptor-like serine/threonine-protein kinase PAM74 — translated: MAEASMDAPPSFAVAIDLPTPIQLCHKLRLDPRVLCTNPGTARSSVTTTPSSSSSSDLWITAGRFAPPRTSPSPLSCSSTSLYESEEDMCNKTISSPPSRNRTAIVSLSVVVPMVVVAVLVLSYLIWRGKKKPKISTHDPPKESELQSALGSTKSHGDHLQNTENRRFTYMELQKFTNKFERFIGQGGFGLVYYGRLEDNSEVAVKMRSESSSHGLDEFLAEVHSLTTVHHRNLVSLVGYCWEKDHLALVYEYMPRGNLCDHLRGKHGDETLDWATRVRVVLEAAQGLDYLHKGCSLPIIHRDVKTSNILLGQNLRAKIADFGLCKTYLSETQTHISTNAAGSAGYFDPEYYHTGRLTESSDVYSFGVVLLEIATGEPPILPGHGHIVQRMKQKMATGNITSVADARLGGAYEVTSMWKLVDTAIACTADAAVGRPTMAAVVAQLKESIALEEARVDSAVRVSPVSDTVALVSTFSPSAR